In Actinomadura luteofluorescens, the sequence TCGACCCGGCCCAGCGCCACGATGCTCCGGCCTCCGTGCCCCTCCACCCAGCGCAGCGCCGCGTACATCAGCAGCCTGCCGATCATCTCGCCCCGCTGCCCCGGGTCGACGGCCAGGATCCGGATCTCGAACAGGCCGTCCTCTCTCAGCGCCGGACGCCCGTCCCTCCGCAGATGCCTGTCGATCGAGTAGCGGCCCGCCCACGGAGGCGTCACGCTGATGAACCCGGCCGGTTCGCCCCGGCGGACCGCCACGATGTAGACGTTGCTCCCGTCGAGATCATCGGTGAGCAGGCCGGCCGCGTTGGGGGCGTGCTGGCCGAGTTCCCGCGCGTAGACCTCGTGCCGGAGACGGCGGATCCACTCCTGGTCCGCCTCGGACGACATACGGAGTTCCAGCTCGTCGGCCACCGGCGCGACAGTCGAACCGGCGGCGGGTCCCGGAGATTGCTGGTCCATTTTCATTGACATCACCTCGGACGCCACTTTGCCGAGGTCATCGCGCCACCGCCTGAGTACCCGTACTCAGCCGCCCGGCCGCCACACACTCAACTCCACCACCGGGCTGCGTTCAGCGGGTTCGTGCTGGCGGCACGGTCTCGGCCACGGCACCCGAGGCCTCCAGGCGGACGACGGTGGGGCCGCGCTCGCATTCCCACGTGGTGACGTTGGCGAAAGTCGTCTCCCCGTGGCGCCAGAGTCCCCCGTCCTGGTGGATGTGACCGAACAGGTGCAGCCTGGGGCGGATCTGCCGCACGCGGGCCAGCAGGTCCGCACAACCGTGGCGTCCGGGATAGGCGTTCGCGTCACCGATTCCGAGCGGAGGCCCGTGCGTGACCAGGACGTCGACGCCGTCCGGAATCATGGCCCATTTCTCCGCGAGGGGACGGCCCCGAGGAAGATTGAACGCCCACTCGTTGAACTCCGGCTGCCAGGGACTGCCCCAAAACGTGACGCCGTGAATCTCCGTTCCGCTGTCCTCCAGATAGCGGATGCCACGGTCGGCCAGGACGGCGCGAGCTCGCCCGGGCTCGTTCTGGAACATCCAATCGTGGTTGCCCGCGACGACCACCTTCGTCCGATGCGGAAGGGCGTGCATCCAGTCGGCGGCGTCCTCCAGTTCTTCGAGGTCCCTGCCGTGCCGGCACAGGTCACCGGCATGCACGAAGACATCCCCCTCGGGGACGGCGAGCTCGCGATGAAAAGTGTGCGTATCGGCGACCGCGACAATCCGCATAAGGCAAGCGTACTTAGCAGGCCCGAGCATCCTGCGCCTGATGGAAGGAAATGACGCAAGGGCCCGGCGAAGTGCCGGGCCCCGCGTGTTCAGAAGGTGCCGGCCGGCGCCGGAACCCCAGGTCGTACGGGTGGCGGATGGATCACCCCCTGTCGAGGGTCACCTCCCCGCACCCTTCGCGGATGACCAGGGCGTCCTCGTCCCACCGGCCGGAGACCTCGACGTCCCCGCCCCTCGTACTGATCACGAGTTCGGTGGGACGGTCGGCCCGGACGCCGACCTTCCCGCCACGGGTGTACAGGTGGACCTTGCCGGCGGCCCTGCCCACGTCGATCGGGCCGGACGCGGAGTTGAGAGCGCCGAGCGTCAGTTCTTCGATCGTGATGCCCTTGCGGCCGTCCAGGAACACCCACTCCGCGGGACCCTCGACGTTGATCGTGCCTCTGCTGGTCGCGTCCAACTGGCGGACGCTGAGCGGCAGGCGGACGGTGACCGTCTGGATCCGTGACAGGCCGCGCCGATGACGGCCGTTCACTTTGTCGTCGTAGGTATCGGAGAACAGGATGGCCTGGCCGGGCACCTTCGTGAGGCCGCGTCCGCGGTAGTCGAGGACGACCTCGATTTCTTCGCGGTCCTCGATGACGATGACCACGTCAGCGGGTCCGCCGTGGATGACGACGGGCCTGCGTGTGTGCTTCATGGCGAGACGACGTTCCATGTCGAATCTCCCTAGGTGAGGCGTTTGAGTTGTTTGCTCGACGGTGTGCGAGCGCTGAACAGAACCGTCCTGGAAATAGGCCCGGCTGCCAGTCGCCCAACGAGGGACACCGCCGTCGTCGCCTCACGGAACGGCCCCGTCGTCCCGAGCGCGCACCGCCGATTCATCAGCAGGAGCGCCGACCGGGCATGGATTCGGCCAGCTAAAGTGCGCGCGTGGGATCAGTGATCGGGTTCGACTGGCAGGCAGTGGTCCACCGGGACTTCGACGTCGACCTGGACGAACCCGGCCGGCGCAGTGGTGCGGCACTGGACGCGCTGCTGGCCGACCTGAACGTGGAGGCCGAAGCCCCGTTCATCTTCGGCGAGTGGGCCGGCCGGCTGGGCGCCACCGCGAACGCGGAGCCGGCCGCGTTGCTGGAGCGGCTCGCCCATCCGGAGGCGCGGATCCGCCGGATCCTGGCC encodes:
- a CDS encoding metallophosphatase domain-containing protein, translating into MRIVAVADTHTFHRELAVPEGDVFVHAGDLCRHGRDLEELEDAADWMHALPHRTKVVVAGNHDWMFQNEPGRARAVLADRGIRYLEDSGTEIHGVTFWGSPWQPEFNEWAFNLPRGRPLAEKWAMIPDGVDVLVTHGPPLGIGDANAYPGRHGCADLLARVRQIRPRLHLFGHIHQDGGLWRHGETTFANVTTWECERGPTVVRLEASGAVAETVPPARTR